A single genomic interval of candidate division WOR-3 bacterium harbors:
- a CDS encoding aminotransferase class V-fold PLP-dependent enzyme, producing the protein MLNQKVERIRTLFPVVNRLVYLNHAGTGPLPLPVIREIERFCKKAAEHGSVPYQEAEGVVEKTRRLVARLMGVKPAEVAFVKNTSSGIIIAIGSIPWERDDNMIMMKDGFPSNSYPYHLLLPEVEKRFVTSVELTEGPECVFRLVDEHTRAIALDWVHFLSGARFDIEVVSRFCQERGIYFIVDAIQGLGAIATNFGKIGADFVVAGGGKWLLAPQGIGVMYVNSRVLPRLKPFNLGWLSCEWQEFNDCFTPRPLKKGARRFEEGTKNYLGIYGLQAALKILLGFGIDNINSRINGLIELLRARITTLGFEILTPENITQRAGILAFRRNGSNMVQLQQQLEERGFVVAVRENWLRVSPHFYNTEAEIEHFVEQVKLIK; encoded by the coding sequence AGTGGAACGCATCCGGACGCTCTTTCCGGTTGTAAACCGACTGGTCTATCTGAACCATGCCGGTACCGGACCGTTGCCTTTACCGGTTATCCGGGAAATTGAGAGGTTCTGTAAAAAAGCGGCAGAACATGGGTCGGTGCCATATCAGGAGGCGGAAGGTGTTGTTGAGAAGACCCGGCGCCTGGTTGCGCGGTTAATGGGGGTAAAGCCGGCGGAGGTTGCCTTTGTAAAAAACACTTCAAGTGGAATTATCATTGCAATCGGTTCGATTCCCTGGGAGCGGGATGACAATATGATTATGATGAAGGACGGTTTTCCTTCAAACTCTTACCCGTATCATCTGCTATTACCAGAGGTTGAAAAACGGTTTGTTACCAGTGTCGAACTCACTGAGGGACCAGAGTGTGTGTTTCGTCTGGTTGATGAGCACACCCGGGCGATTGCTTTGGACTGGGTCCATTTTCTGTCAGGCGCTCGGTTTGATATTGAGGTGGTTAGCCGGTTTTGTCAGGAACGCGGGATATATTTTATTGTTGATGCGATTCAGGGTCTTGGTGCAATTGCTACTAATTTCGGTAAAATCGGCGCCGATTTTGTGGTTGCAGGTGGAGGAAAGTGGCTTTTAGCCCCTCAGGGTATTGGCGTGATGTATGTAAATTCCCGGGTTTTGCCCCGGCTTAAACCCTTTAATCTGGGCTGGCTTTCCTGTGAATGGCAGGAGTTCAACGACTGTTTTACCCCTCGACCATTAAAAAAGGGTGCTCGGCGATTTGAGGAGGGCACGAAGAATTACCTCGGTATTTACGGGCTCCAGGCGGCGTTAAAAATTCTACTTGGATTTGGTATTGACAATATCAACAGTCGGATAAACGGTTTAATTGAACTGCTGCGCGCGAGAATCACCACACTGGGTTTTGAGATTTTAACACCTGAGAATATAACCCAGCGAGCCGGGATTCTTGCCTTTCGGCGCAATGGGTCTAATATGGTTCAACTGCAGCAACAACTGGAGGAAAGGGGTTTTGTTGTTGCGGTGCGCGAAAACTGGTTAAGGGTATCTCCTCACTTTTACAATACCGAAGCCGAAATTGAACATTTCGTGGAGCAGGTTAAACTTATTAAATAA